A window of the Nitrospiraceae bacterium genome harbors these coding sequences:
- the mrdA gene encoding penicillin-binding protein 2, which produces MASVGLNDSELHDLQRRLTILRVGLLLVVGLLALRLWHLQIREGPYYRDLSENNRTRSVILEPARGLIFDRNGVLLANNVPSFALYVTLEDVKDREALVAQLTSLLNLDSELVHKKLSSGRGGKLQPRKIKDRLTLREATLIESHRLDLPGVMIQVESQRNYPGGAVAAHVLGYVGEISAEQLEKPEFADLHQGSIVGQYGVEKSFDRQVRGRAGQKSVEVDALGHEKRAVVMDKPLAGDDLYLTIDVRLQKMAEDLLGPESGAIVALDPRTGDILAMASRPGFDPNVLSKELTAKQWVEIVQDEGRPLNNRATQGQYPPGSTFKVVMAAAALESNTVTPATQVRCTGGYQFGNRLFHDWKAGGHGSVDMDHALIHSCDVYFYTVGQRMGIDTIADYAKQFGLGQETGVELPSERVGIVPSTAWKQKAKGQPWFPGETISASIGQGYVTVTPLQMASVIGTVANDGVSVRPRLVRSIMNRVTASQEELASTVRGRVNVKPATLKLIRDSLAGVVKEGTATRAKSPLVTIAGKTGTAQTAALRTGPEKDIPKKFRDHAWFVAFAPVEAPTIAVAVLAEHMGHGGSAAAPLAKELIEAYVKAYPQPVAGTGSGAAKPKPPAAIAPERT; this is translated from the coding sequence ATGGCCTCCGTCGGGCTGAACGATTCAGAACTTCACGATCTCCAGCGGCGACTCACTATTCTGCGTGTGGGATTGCTGCTCGTGGTTGGACTGCTTGCCTTGCGCCTCTGGCACCTCCAGATCCGAGAGGGGCCATACTATCGGGACCTCTCGGAAAACAATCGGACCAGATCGGTCATTCTCGAACCGGCTCGCGGCCTTATTTTCGATCGTAATGGCGTGTTGCTGGCCAACAATGTGCCGAGTTTCGCCCTGTATGTGACGTTGGAGGACGTGAAGGACCGGGAAGCGTTGGTCGCACAACTGACCTCACTCCTGAATCTCGATTCGGAGCTGGTGCATAAGAAGTTGTCTTCCGGCCGGGGGGGCAAGCTGCAGCCGAGAAAGATCAAGGACCGGCTGACTCTGCGGGAAGCGACCCTGATCGAATCGCACCGGCTGGATTTGCCGGGAGTGATGATTCAGGTGGAATCGCAGCGGAACTATCCGGGCGGCGCGGTGGCGGCGCACGTACTCGGCTACGTGGGGGAAATTTCAGCGGAACAACTCGAGAAGCCGGAGTTTGCCGATCTCCATCAAGGGAGCATCGTCGGACAATATGGTGTGGAGAAATCGTTCGACCGGCAGGTTCGTGGTCGGGCGGGGCAAAAAAGCGTCGAGGTCGATGCGTTGGGCCATGAAAAACGTGCGGTCGTCATGGACAAGCCGTTGGCCGGCGATGACCTCTATCTCACGATCGACGTGCGACTGCAGAAGATGGCCGAAGATTTATTGGGACCGGAATCGGGCGCCATCGTCGCATTGGACCCGCGGACCGGAGATATCCTGGCCATGGCAAGCCGGCCGGGTTTCGACCCCAACGTGCTTTCCAAGGAGTTGACCGCGAAGCAGTGGGTGGAAATCGTACAGGATGAGGGACGGCCGCTCAACAATCGGGCCACCCAAGGGCAATACCCGCCCGGTTCGACCTTCAAGGTTGTGATGGCTGCCGCGGCGTTGGAGTCCAATACGGTGACGCCGGCCACGCAGGTGCGCTGCACCGGCGGCTATCAGTTCGGTAACCGGCTGTTCCATGACTGGAAAGCCGGCGGGCATGGATCGGTGGATATGGACCATGCGTTGATCCATTCGTGCGACGTCTATTTTTATACCGTGGGCCAACGAATGGGCATCGATACGATCGCGGACTATGCGAAGCAGTTCGGATTGGGGCAGGAGACCGGCGTCGAGTTACCGTCCGAACGGGTCGGCATCGTGCCTTCCACAGCCTGGAAGCAAAAGGCCAAAGGCCAACCCTGGTTCCCCGGTGAAACGATCTCCGCCTCCATCGGCCAAGGGTATGTGACCGTGACCCCGCTTCAAATGGCGAGTGTGATCGGGACGGTAGCTAATGACGGAGTGTCCGTACGGCCTCGGTTGGTGCGGTCGATCATGAATCGAGTGACCGCGTCGCAAGAGGAACTGGCGTCGACTGTCCGTGGGCGCGTCAACGTTAAACCTGCCACGTTGAAGCTGATTCGCGATTCATTGGCCGGAGTCGTGAAAGAGGGAACCGCGACGAGAGCCAAGTCGCCGCTGGTGACGATTGCCGGAAAGACGGGAACGGCTCAGACGGCGGCCCTACGCACGGGGCCCGAAAAAGACATTCCGAAGAAGTTTCGCGACCATGCCTGGTTTGTTGCCTTTGCTCCCGTAGAGGCTCCGACCATCGCCGTCGCGGTGTTGGCCGAGCACATGGGCCACGGCGGGTCGGCCGCGGCACCCCTGGCGAAAGAATTGATTGAGGCCTATGTGAAAGCCTACCCGCAACCGGTGGCGGGAACCGGGAGCGGGGCCGCAAAACCTAAACCCCCGGCGGCTATCGCTCCGGAGCGGACCTGA
- a CDS encoding Rne/Rng family ribonuclease, which produces MGVEIAISISREETRVAVLDNGVVTDLYGDRAKDQDFVGNIYKGRVAKVLPGMQAAFIDIGLEKAAFMHVSDLTMELDTGDTLIEGEEDEKESEVPRPKRQSSKPIEELLSEGQEVMVQISKGPIGTKGPRVTTYVSLPGRYLVFMPTVEHIGVSRRIPRDDERARLKDIMKRARRPGYGYIVRTVSEGVKEDELRSDVEFLHVLWQDVLAKRDHQPAPSLLHSDLSLSFRVVRDLFGRRVDRLLIDSRDEYEAIRNFVQRFSPEQTSRIHFYDKEESLFDHLGVEQEIARAMSRKVWLKSGGYIVIDHTEAMTVIDVNTGRFVGKRDQEETILRNNLEAAREIAYQVKLRGIGGIIIVDFIDMEREKNRDKVYHALVDAMSSDKARTRISRISDLGLIEISRERVREDLLRALSEPCHYCDGRGYTKSPMTVAYEIFREVRRIGNGIEQQRVVVGAHPTVANLLQEQEQQGIEDLERRFGAKILVQSDDRLHLEQFDLVVI; this is translated from the coding sequence ATGGGCGTAGAGATTGCCATCAGTATTTCGCGGGAGGAAACCCGCGTCGCGGTGCTGGATAACGGGGTCGTCACGGACCTCTATGGAGACCGCGCGAAAGATCAGGATTTCGTCGGAAACATCTATAAGGGACGTGTCGCCAAAGTACTGCCCGGGATGCAGGCCGCTTTCATCGACATCGGACTGGAAAAAGCTGCATTTATGCATGTGTCCGATCTCACGATGGAGTTGGATACCGGAGACACGCTGATCGAGGGTGAGGAAGACGAAAAAGAGTCGGAAGTGCCACGCCCCAAACGCCAGAGCTCGAAGCCGATCGAAGAATTACTGTCGGAAGGCCAGGAGGTCATGGTCCAGATTTCCAAGGGGCCGATCGGCACGAAGGGGCCCCGCGTGACGACCTATGTTTCTCTTCCCGGAAGATACCTCGTGTTCATGCCGACGGTTGAGCATATCGGGGTATCACGCCGGATTCCCCGGGACGATGAACGGGCGCGCCTGAAGGACATCATGAAGCGGGCCCGTCGGCCTGGGTATGGCTATATCGTTCGAACGGTCAGCGAAGGCGTCAAAGAGGATGAACTCCGTTCCGATGTCGAGTTTCTCCACGTTCTGTGGCAGGACGTGCTGGCCAAGCGGGATCACCAGCCGGCCCCGAGTCTCTTGCACAGCGATTTGAGTTTGAGCTTTCGTGTGGTCCGCGATCTGTTCGGCCGCCGCGTGGATCGCCTTCTGATCGACTCGCGCGACGAGTATGAGGCCATTCGGAATTTCGTCCAGCGATTTTCGCCGGAACAAACTTCGCGGATCCACTTCTACGACAAGGAAGAAAGCCTGTTTGACCATCTGGGTGTGGAGCAGGAGATCGCCCGGGCCATGAGCCGCAAGGTCTGGCTGAAATCAGGTGGCTATATCGTCATCGACCATACGGAGGCGATGACGGTCATCGACGTGAACACGGGCCGTTTCGTCGGCAAGCGTGACCAGGAAGAGACGATCCTCCGCAACAACCTCGAAGCGGCTCGCGAGATCGCGTATCAAGTCAAGTTGCGCGGCATCGGCGGCATCATCATCGTGGACTTCATCGACATGGAGCGGGAGAAAAACCGCGACAAGGTCTACCATGCGTTGGTAGACGCCATGTCATCGGACAAGGCAAGGACCCGAATCTCCAGAATTTCCGACCTGGGATTGATCGAAATTTCCCGAGAACGTGTACGCGAAGACCTGCTTCGTGCGTTATCCGAGCCGTGCCACTATTGCGACGGTCGGGGCTATACCAAGTCCCCAATGACGGTCGCATATGAGATTTTCAGGGAAGTGCGGCGGATCGGGAACGGGATCGAGCAGCAGCGTGTCGTCGTCGGGGCTCACCCGACGGTCGCCAATTTGCTGCAGGAGCAGGAGCAGCAAGGGATCGAGGATCTTGAACGGCGATTCGGCGCCAAGATTCTCGTGCAATCGGATGATCGCCTGCATCTGGAACAGTTCGATCTGGTCGTGATTTAA
- the topA gene encoding type I DNA topoisomerase: MAKTLIIVESPTKAKTITKYLGRGYAVMASVGHVKDLPTSKLGVDLEHDFEPQYVTIKGKSKVLADIKKKASEVDKVFLAPDPDREGEAIAWHIAQELHGKGKKKDGKVFRVLFNEITESAIKRALQSPGEIDMKLVQAQQARRVLDRIVGYQGSQLLWKKVRRGLSMGRVQSVAVRLICDREKEREAFRAEEYWSITALLSGPNPPAFESKLHSINGQDAEIGTGDVAQRILADVQGKDFVVQSVERREKKRNPVAPFITSRLQQEAARKLHFTPKKTMTLAQQLYEGVEIGAEGATGLITYMRTDSPRISQEATEDARQLIQERFGADYLPATPNVYKTQKAAQEAHEAIRPTKASRDPESIRQYLEHDQYQLYKLIWNRFIASQMVPAILDVTRVDSAPVGTQDRYIFRATGTVVKFPGHTAVYLEGIDKELLTQKPKSDQEAEDDSDRQLPALNEGERLRLIAQDAQTVPGLTSKQHFTQPPPRYNEALLIRELEEKGIGRPSTYASIISTIQDRKYVEKVEGRFLPTETGKTVNEFLLKGFPDLLDTEFTSHMEEQLDEVEEGTKPWVAAVREFYAPFTKDMELAQNIPGPKDVVEPPTDIPCEKCGRMMEIKWGRNGKFLACPAYKEDPPCKNTQNFERLADGTIKIVPKVEETTDEKCAKCGSPMVVKSGRFGKFLACSAYPACKTTKAIALGVKCPQPGCGGDLVQKRTKKGRNFYACSRYPECEYALWDRPINKACPTCQAPFLIEKVSKQTGRTVQCRNEECGYREAG, translated from the coding sequence ATGGCAAAAACCCTGATCATCGTTGAGTCGCCCACCAAGGCGAAGACGATTACGAAGTACCTGGGGCGCGGCTATGCCGTGATGGCCTCCGTCGGCCACGTCAAAGATTTGCCTACCAGCAAGTTGGGCGTGGATCTGGAGCACGACTTCGAACCCCAGTACGTCACGATCAAGGGCAAATCGAAAGTGCTTGCGGATATCAAGAAGAAGGCTTCCGAAGTTGACAAAGTCTTCCTGGCTCCGGACCCTGACCGTGAGGGGGAAGCCATTGCGTGGCACATCGCGCAGGAACTGCATGGCAAAGGGAAGAAGAAAGACGGGAAAGTCTTCCGTGTGTTGTTCAACGAAATTACCGAGTCCGCCATCAAGCGGGCGCTGCAGTCGCCCGGCGAGATTGACATGAAGCTCGTGCAGGCGCAACAGGCCCGCCGAGTCTTGGACCGAATCGTCGGTTATCAAGGCAGCCAGCTGTTGTGGAAGAAGGTTCGACGAGGCCTCAGCATGGGGCGCGTCCAGTCCGTGGCGGTGCGTCTCATTTGTGATAGGGAAAAAGAGCGGGAAGCCTTCCGCGCGGAAGAATACTGGTCGATTACGGCGCTATTGTCTGGTCCAAACCCGCCCGCCTTCGAATCCAAGCTCCATTCCATCAATGGGCAAGACGCAGAGATCGGCACCGGCGATGTGGCGCAACGAATCCTGGCTGACGTGCAGGGCAAAGATTTCGTCGTGCAATCGGTTGAGCGGAGAGAGAAGAAGCGGAATCCGGTAGCCCCGTTTATTACCAGTCGCTTGCAGCAGGAAGCGGCCAGGAAGCTGCACTTCACCCCGAAGAAGACGATGACCCTTGCCCAGCAGTTGTATGAGGGGGTGGAGATCGGGGCGGAAGGCGCCACCGGCTTGATTACCTATATGAGAACGGATTCGCCACGCATCTCTCAAGAAGCTACGGAGGATGCTCGGCAGCTGATTCAAGAACGGTTCGGCGCCGACTACTTGCCTGCCACGCCGAACGTCTACAAGACGCAGAAAGCCGCACAGGAAGCACACGAAGCGATTCGTCCGACGAAAGCCAGCCGCGACCCCGAATCGATCCGCCAATACCTTGAGCACGACCAATATCAACTCTACAAGTTGATCTGGAACCGCTTCATTGCCTCCCAGATGGTGCCTGCGATCCTGGATGTGACCCGAGTCGACAGCGCACCAGTCGGAACCCAGGACCGTTACATTTTCCGGGCGACCGGTACGGTCGTGAAATTTCCCGGGCATACGGCGGTGTACCTTGAGGGAATCGACAAGGAATTGCTGACGCAGAAACCCAAGAGCGATCAGGAAGCGGAGGACGATTCGGACCGACAGCTCCCTGCGCTCAACGAAGGCGAACGTCTTCGGTTGATCGCACAGGACGCGCAGACGGTGCCAGGACTGACTTCCAAACAGCATTTCACCCAACCTCCTCCGCGTTACAATGAAGCGCTGCTGATCCGTGAGTTGGAAGAAAAAGGCATCGGCCGTCCATCCACTTATGCCTCGATTATTTCTACGATCCAAGATCGAAAATATGTCGAGAAGGTCGAGGGCCGATTTCTTCCTACCGAAACGGGAAAGACCGTCAATGAGTTTCTCCTGAAGGGGTTCCCGGATCTCCTCGATACCGAGTTCACGTCTCATATGGAGGAGCAACTGGACGAGGTGGAAGAAGGCACCAAGCCGTGGGTCGCGGCGGTGAGGGAGTTCTATGCGCCGTTTACCAAGGACATGGAGCTGGCCCAGAACATCCCCGGTCCGAAGGACGTCGTCGAGCCGCCAACCGACATTCCTTGCGAGAAGTGCGGGCGGATGATGGAGATCAAATGGGGGCGGAACGGAAAATTTCTCGCCTGCCCTGCGTACAAGGAAGATCCTCCCTGCAAAAACACACAGAACTTCGAACGCCTAGCCGACGGGACGATCAAGATCGTGCCGAAGGTTGAGGAAACTACGGATGAAAAGTGTGCGAAGTGCGGGAGTCCGATGGTGGTCAAGAGCGGACGCTTCGGAAAATTTCTGGCCTGCTCCGCTTATCCCGCTTGTAAGACGACAAAGGCCATCGCGTTGGGCGTGAAGTGCCCGCAGCCCGGTTGCGGCGGCGACTTGGTACAGAAGCGGACGAAGAAGGGCCGGAACTTCTATGCCTGCAGCCGGTATCCAGAATGTGAATATGCCCTGTGGGATCGACCTATCAATAAGGCTTGTCCTACTTGCCAGGCCCCATTCCTAATCGAAAAGGTGAGCAAGCAGACGGGGCGAACTGTTCAGTGCCGAAACGAAGAATGCGGCTACCGTGAAGCTGGGTAG
- a CDS encoding rod shape-determining protein: MFGWFSNDLAIDLGTATTLVYVHGKGIVLNEPSVVAVEKKTERVMAVGADAKRMLGRTPGNIVAVRPMKEGVIADFEKAEAMLSHFIQKAHNRTAFVRPRIIIGVPSRITQVEQRAVRDSAELAGAREVYLIEEPVAAAIGAGLPITEPSGNMVVDIGGGTTDIAVISLGGIVYSESVKVAGDRMDDAIMNYIKKKYNLLIGEHMAERIKFEIGSAYPFEERKTMMIKGRDLISGIPRTLVVDDAEVREALQEPIGTIVNAIKVALENTPPELAGDIIDRGIVLTGGGSLLKGMDTRFREETNLPIITVDDPLTSVVLGVGKILDELDLLRKVSVMSQCSTAR, from the coding sequence ATGTTCGGGTGGTTCTCGAACGACCTGGCGATCGATTTGGGGACGGCGACTACGCTCGTCTACGTCCATGGGAAGGGGATCGTCTTAAACGAACCCTCCGTCGTGGCGGTCGAAAAGAAGACCGAACGGGTGATGGCCGTGGGCGCCGACGCGAAGCGAATGTTGGGTCGAACGCCGGGCAATATTGTGGCCGTTCGCCCCATGAAAGAAGGTGTCATCGCCGATTTCGAAAAAGCCGAGGCGATGCTCAGTCACTTCATTCAGAAAGCGCACAATCGCACCGCCTTCGTGCGGCCCCGCATCATTATTGGGGTGCCGTCGCGGATTACCCAGGTCGAGCAGCGGGCGGTGCGTGATTCGGCCGAGTTGGCCGGCGCGCGCGAAGTCTATTTGATCGAAGAACCGGTGGCGGCCGCGATCGGCGCAGGGTTGCCCATCACCGAGCCCTCAGGAAACATGGTGGTGGACATCGGGGGCGGTACCACGGACATCGCCGTGATTTCGCTCGGCGGCATCGTCTACAGCGAGTCGGTGAAGGTGGCGGGTGACCGGATGGACGACGCCATCATGAATTACATCAAGAAGAAGTACAATCTGCTCATCGGGGAACATATGGCCGAGCGGATCAAGTTCGAGATCGGATCGGCCTATCCGTTCGAAGAGCGGAAAACCATGATGATCAAAGGGCGCGATCTGATTTCCGGGATCCCGCGTACGTTGGTCGTCGATGATGCGGAAGTCAGAGAAGCGCTGCAGGAACCCATTGGAACGATCGTGAATGCCATCAAGGTGGCGCTGGAGAACACGCCTCCCGAGTTGGCCGGAGACATCATCGATCGCGGGATCGTACTCACTGGCGGTGGCTCTTTGTTGAAGGGGATGGATACCCGATTCCGGGAGGAAACGAATCTGCCGATCATCACGGTGGACGATCCGTTGACCTCCGTGGTGCTGGGTGTCGGCAAGATTTTGGACGAGCTCGATCTCCTGCGCAAAGTGTCCGTCATGTCGCAGTGCAGCACCGCGCGATAA
- the dprA gene encoding DNA-processing protein DprA: protein MADSSLRAWLLLRAVPGVGDAVLLKLIEAFGEPDAVLASSVAALMEAGCRASLAEAIVRGPDASAREAADRELEQAAREGIDVLTVLDPHYPARLRVIPDPPPLLYVKGTVTSEDQTAVAIVGARRASEAGRLFTEELARELVAAGLTIVSGLARGIDGAAHRGALAANGRTLAVMGCGLDRTYPPQHRLLRAEIEQHGAVLSDLPLGAQPLSHHFPRRNRIISGLALGVIVTESTLESGSLITARLAGEQGREVFAVPGSVKYEGSRGPHKLLREGARLVESAADVIEELWPQLDIVCKQRFAERVAPVKKSDHRFGKEESLVYDAVSCEPRTIDEIIQSTGLAAHEVSAALLGLELKQAIRPLPGQVYIRPLSEPFSKGWGADRP, encoded by the coding sequence ATGGCTGATTCATCGCTGCGGGCATGGTTACTGTTGCGCGCGGTTCCCGGAGTCGGGGATGCCGTTCTGCTGAAACTGATTGAGGCGTTCGGCGAACCGGACGCGGTCCTCGCCAGCTCGGTTGCCGCACTGATGGAGGCGGGGTGCCGTGCCTCGCTTGCGGAAGCGATCGTGCGTGGACCTGACGCCTCGGCGCGTGAGGCGGCGGATCGGGAACTCGAGCAGGCGGCTCGTGAAGGCATCGATGTGCTGACGGTGCTCGATCCGCACTATCCTGCACGGCTCCGTGTGATCCCAGATCCACCGCCGCTGTTGTATGTCAAAGGCACCGTAACATCGGAGGATCAGACGGCCGTCGCGATCGTGGGTGCTCGGAGAGCGAGTGAAGCGGGGCGGTTGTTCACTGAAGAACTGGCTCGCGAGCTGGTGGCCGCCGGACTGACGATCGTCAGTGGATTGGCACGGGGGATCGATGGGGCGGCCCATCGCGGGGCGCTGGCGGCCAACGGTCGCACATTGGCCGTGATGGGGTGCGGTCTCGATCGGACCTATCCACCACAACATCGCCTGCTGCGTGCTGAGATTGAGCAGCACGGCGCCGTCCTGTCCGACCTTCCATTGGGGGCTCAGCCATTGAGCCACCATTTTCCTCGCCGCAATCGAATCATCAGCGGGCTTGCGTTGGGTGTGATCGTGACTGAGTCGACACTCGAGAGCGGGTCTTTGATCACGGCACGTCTTGCCGGCGAGCAGGGACGCGAAGTGTTTGCGGTGCCGGGTTCTGTGAAGTATGAAGGCAGCCGTGGCCCCCACAAGCTCCTTCGAGAAGGTGCGCGATTGGTTGAGTCTGCGGCAGACGTCATCGAAGAATTGTGGCCGCAATTGGATATTGTATGCAAGCAGCGATTTGCTGAGCGCGTGGCTCCTGTGAAAAAATCAGACCATCGCTTTGGAAAAGAAGAAAGCCTGGTGTATGATGCAGTTTCATGCGAGCCAAGGACGATCGACGAAATTATTCAATCGACCGGCCTTGCGGCCCACGAAGTATCTGCCGCACTTCTTGGTTTGGAATTGAAGCAGGCGATTCGACCGTTGCCCGGTCAAGTCTATATACGGCCATTGTCGGAGCCGTTCTCGAAGGGGTGGGGAGCCGACAGACCATGA
- the mreC gene encoding rod shape-determining protein MreC — protein sequence MAILRSTYGSRRLAVVLFALLLAALFLLPSQSQGLLQYLGGPLGQILSLPLAAFSAVDHGLTETWDGYVALQGVREENRQLRRELDLLKGHNNQLRESVAATQRYETLLQFKEQSKSQTVAAQVIGRDATNWYRGLILNKGEQDGVRPEMGVVTPAGVVGRIVKANSASSVVLLVTDANNAIAGLVQRTRDEGIVEGTSHGRARLKYIPLLSHVQAGDRVVTSGLTGVFPRGMAIGVLTQIEKEEGALFQTAEIEPEVDVTRLDEVLVITAPYEEAEAAQKLLQGTQGDRKKP from the coding sequence ATGGCTATCTTGCGCTCAACATACGGCTCCAGGCGATTAGCCGTCGTGCTCTTCGCCTTGCTGCTCGCCGCGCTGTTTCTCCTGCCTAGCCAAAGCCAGGGATTGCTTCAATATCTCGGCGGACCGCTCGGACAGATTCTCAGCCTGCCGTTGGCGGCTTTTTCCGCCGTGGATCACGGCCTCACGGAGACGTGGGACGGATACGTCGCGCTTCAAGGCGTGCGCGAGGAAAACCGGCAATTGCGCCGTGAGCTTGATCTGCTGAAGGGCCACAACAACCAGCTTCGCGAGTCGGTCGCCGCCACGCAACGGTACGAAACTCTCCTGCAGTTCAAGGAACAATCCAAGTCGCAGACTGTGGCCGCCCAAGTCATCGGGCGTGACGCCACCAATTGGTATCGAGGTTTGATTCTGAACAAAGGCGAGCAGGACGGCGTTCGTCCGGAAATGGGGGTGGTGACACCCGCCGGAGTGGTGGGCCGCATAGTGAAGGCCAACTCCGCCTCTTCGGTCGTCCTGTTGGTGACGGACGCGAACAACGCGATTGCGGGTCTCGTGCAACGCACGCGGGATGAGGGAATCGTCGAAGGCACCAGCCATGGACGAGCTCGTCTGAAATACATCCCGCTCCTGTCGCACGTGCAAGCCGGTGATCGTGTCGTAACCTCCGGCTTGACCGGCGTGTTTCCGCGCGGCATGGCGATCGGTGTGCTGACGCAGATTGAAAAGGAAGAGGGGGCCTTGTTTCAGACCGCCGAGATCGAACCCGAAGTGGATGTCACTAGGCTGGATGAGGTCCTCGTCATCACCGCACCATACGAGGAAGCCGAGGCGGCGCAAAAGCTTCTGCAAGGGACGCAGGGAGACCGGAAAAAACCGTGA
- the rodA gene encoding rod shape-determining protein RodA, translating into MIDRVIDSRGLDSFDLRFLGLIVIILSVGVVSIYSVTHSQDTNFPFYLKQIVWILLGAVAFLVMYLSDYHKIARLAYPAYIVILILLAVVLVMGKSSRGAQRWIPMGPFAFQPSEFAKLVLILVLANYYSTVSRVGWLQRVVLPGLIVLPGLILILKQPDLGSGLSFLAVYAAMLLMVGVRSKALGIILLLSVMLFPFVWEYVWASLHDYQRQRVMAFVDPDYDPGGKGYHALQSRIAIGSGELVGKGLYGGTQSQLKFLPEGHTDFVFAVYAEEWGFLGVLVLLALFIALIWVSLEIAGRAKDTLGALLAAGIIAMLCFCVVVNIGMTAGMFPIVGIPLPLVSYGGSATIMTMASLGLLLNVKRRRLTLFY; encoded by the coding sequence ATGATTGACCGTGTGATCGATAGTCGCGGCCTGGACAGTTTCGACCTGCGCTTCCTCGGGCTTATCGTCATCATTTTGTCCGTCGGGGTGGTCTCGATCTACAGCGTGACGCATTCCCAAGACACCAACTTTCCCTTTTATCTGAAGCAAATTGTCTGGATTCTGCTGGGGGCGGTGGCGTTTCTGGTGATGTATCTGTCCGACTATCACAAGATCGCCCGGCTGGCTTATCCAGCCTATATCGTCATTTTGATCCTCCTCGCGGTCGTGCTGGTAATGGGCAAATCCAGTCGCGGCGCGCAGCGATGGATTCCAATGGGCCCATTCGCGTTTCAACCGTCGGAATTTGCCAAGCTCGTATTGATTCTCGTGTTGGCGAACTACTATTCGACCGTTTCACGGGTCGGCTGGTTGCAACGGGTAGTCCTGCCCGGCCTCATCGTGCTGCCGGGACTCATCCTGATTTTGAAGCAACCGGATCTCGGCAGCGGTCTGAGCTTTCTGGCGGTCTATGCGGCGATGCTGCTGATGGTGGGGGTTCGCTCGAAAGCCCTCGGCATTATCCTGCTCCTTTCCGTGATGCTGTTCCCGTTTGTTTGGGAATATGTTTGGGCATCCTTGCACGATTACCAGCGACAGCGGGTCATGGCATTCGTGGACCCCGACTACGATCCAGGAGGGAAGGGCTACCACGCGCTGCAATCCCGTATTGCGATCGGCTCGGGAGAATTGGTGGGCAAGGGCCTTTACGGGGGAACTCAGAGCCAGCTGAAATTCCTTCCTGAAGGCCATACGGACTTCGTATTTGCCGTGTACGCCGAGGAGTGGGGATTCCTTGGGGTGCTCGTCTTGCTCGCGCTGTTTATCGCCCTGATATGGGTCTCGTTGGAAATTGCCGGGCGAGCCAAAGATACGCTGGGGGCGCTGCTTGCGGCGGGAATTATCGCCATGCTGTGTTTCTGCGTGGTGGTCAATATCGGTATGACGGCCGGCATGTTCCCGATCGTGGGCATTCCGCTTCCGTTGGTAAGTTATGGAGGGAGCGCCACCATTATGACGATGGCGTCCCTTGGATTGTTGTTGAACGTCAAAAGACGGCGTTTGACCCTGTTCTACTAG